A part of Nocardioides sp. WS12 genomic DNA contains:
- a CDS encoding TIGR03960 family B12-binding radical SAM protein, with product MSVESVFPQLEPHLLSVSKPIQYVGGELNMVTKEWDDVEVRWVLMYPDAYELGLPNQGVQILYEVLNEREWILAERTYSVWPDMEKLLRDKQIPQFTVDSHRPVGAFDLFGISFSTELGYTNMLNALDLAGIPLHAVDRSEEHPVVIAGGHAAFNPEPISAFIDAAVLGDGEEVVLKISEVVREWKGEGRPGGRTELLRRLAVSGSVYVPQFYDVEYDDAGAIAAVVPNHPEAPERVRKHTLMDLDQWPYPRNPLVPLAETVHERFSVEIFRGCTRGCRFCQAGMITRPVRERSIETIAAMVDNGVKKTGFEEVGLLSLSSADHTEIGEVAKGLADRYEGTNVSLSLPSTRVDAFNITLANEFSRNGRRSGLTFAPEGGSERMRKVINKMVTEEDLIRTVAAAYSHGWRQVKLYFMVGLPTEQDEDVLQIAELAKRVIATGREVSGRNDIRCTVSIGGFVPKPHTPFQWAAQLDVETTDRRLRELRDTVRADKRYGRAIGFRYHDGQPGVIEGLLSRGDRRVGAIIEEVWRDGGRFDGWSEHFSYERWTAAAERGLEGTGVDLDWFTTREREYDEILPWDHLDSGLDKDWLWADWEDALAVGDGSSDVEVEDCRWTPCYDCGVCPEMGTEIQIGPTGKTLLPLSVV from the coding sequence ATGTCCGTGGAGTCCGTCTTTCCCCAGTTGGAGCCGCACCTGCTGTCGGTGTCCAAGCCGATCCAGTACGTCGGCGGCGAGCTCAACATGGTGACGAAGGAGTGGGACGACGTCGAGGTGCGCTGGGTGCTGATGTACCCCGACGCCTACGAGCTCGGCCTGCCCAACCAGGGCGTGCAGATCCTCTACGAAGTGCTCAACGAGCGCGAGTGGATCCTGGCCGAGCGCACCTACTCGGTGTGGCCGGACATGGAGAAGCTGCTGCGCGACAAGCAGATCCCGCAGTTCACGGTCGACAGCCACCGTCCCGTGGGCGCCTTCGACCTCTTCGGCATCAGCTTCTCGACCGAGCTGGGCTACACGAACATGCTCAACGCGCTCGACCTGGCCGGCATCCCGCTGCACGCCGTCGACCGCAGCGAGGAACACCCGGTCGTCATCGCGGGCGGCCACGCCGCGTTCAACCCGGAGCCGATCTCGGCCTTCATCGACGCCGCCGTGCTCGGCGACGGCGAGGAGGTCGTGCTCAAGATCTCCGAGGTCGTCCGTGAGTGGAAGGGCGAGGGGCGTCCGGGAGGGCGCACCGAACTGCTCCGCCGGCTCGCGGTCAGCGGCTCGGTCTACGTGCCGCAGTTCTACGACGTCGAGTACGACGACGCCGGCGCGATCGCGGCCGTCGTACCCAATCACCCGGAGGCTCCCGAGCGCGTCCGCAAGCACACGCTGATGGACCTGGACCAGTGGCCGTACCCGCGCAACCCGCTGGTGCCGCTCGCCGAGACCGTCCACGAGCGCTTCAGCGTCGAGATCTTCCGTGGTTGCACCCGCGGTTGCCGGTTCTGCCAGGCCGGGATGATCACCCGCCCGGTGCGCGAGCGCTCGATCGAGACGATCGCGGCGATGGTCGACAACGGCGTGAAGAAGACCGGCTTCGAGGAGGTCGGGCTGCTCTCGCTGTCGAGCGCCGACCACACCGAGATCGGTGAGGTCGCGAAGGGCCTGGCCGACCGCTACGAAGGCACCAACGTCTCCCTCTCGCTGCCTTCGACCCGTGTGGATGCCTTCAACATCACGCTGGCCAACGAGTTCTCCCGCAACGGCCGTCGTTCCGGTCTGACGTTCGCGCCCGAGGGCGGCAGCGAGCGGATGCGCAAGGTGATCAACAAGATGGTCACCGAGGAAGACCTGATCCGCACCGTCGCGGCGGCGTACAGCCACGGCTGGCGCCAGGTGAAGCTCTACTTCATGGTGGGCCTGCCCACCGAGCAGGACGAGGACGTCCTGCAGATCGCCGAGCTCGCGAAGCGCGTGATCGCGACCGGCCGCGAGGTCTCGGGTCGCAATGACATCCGCTGCACCGTTTCCATCGGCGGGTTCGTGCCGAAGCCGCACACCCCGTTCCAGTGGGCTGCCCAGCTCGACGTCGAGACCACCGACCGTCGCCTGCGCGAGCTGCGCGACACGGTGCGCGCCGACAAGCGCTACGGCCGCGCCATCGGTTTCCGCTACCACGACGGCCAGCCCGGCGTCATCGAAGGACTCCTGTCCCGCGGTGACCGCCGCGTCGGCGCGATCATCGAGGAGGTGTGGCGCGACGGCGGTCGCTTCGACGGCTGGAGCGAGCACTTCTCCTACGAACGCTGGACCGCTGCCGCCGAGCGCGGCCTCGAAGGCACCGGCGTCGACCTCGACTGGTTCACCACCCGTGAGCGCGAGTACGACGAGATCCTGCCGTGGGACCACCTCGACTCCGGCCTCGACAAGGACTGGCTCTGGGCCGACTGGGAGGACGCCCTCGCCGTCGGTGACGGCTCCTCCGACGTCGAGGTCGAGGACTGCCGCTGGACGCCCTGTTACGACTGCGGTGTCTGCCCCGAGATGGGGACCGAGATCCAGATCGGCCCGACCGGCAAGACGTTGCTGCCCCTCAGCGTCGTCTGA
- a CDS encoding ionic transporter y4hA translates to MSASTTGRLGWTVFTPPVAAIVLAFSWGTHPPPVAAALIGVALIGAVLAGVHHAEVVAHKVGEPFGSLLLAVAVTVIEVGLIVMLMASGNGETATLARDTVFAALMITLNGIVGIALMVAALRHHLATFNPEGTGSALATVITLAGLTLVVPAFTTSEAGPFLTGSQLTFAALASLVLYGSFVFTQTVRHRDFFLPNTVSTPAGWTADNDIDGDGHADPPTTREAWISVGLLVLSLLTVVGLAKVESYSIEDAVDWFGFPHAVVGVVIALLVLAPETIAAVRAARRDRVQISLNLAYGSAMASIGLTIPAIAVASIWLEGELALGLEPIQLVLLILSAIVSVLTVVPGRAKPMNGVVHLVLLAAFLLLTVAP, encoded by the coding sequence ATGAGTGCCTCCACCACGGGACGACTCGGGTGGACGGTCTTCACGCCGCCTGTTGCCGCGATCGTGCTTGCCTTCTCCTGGGGCACCCATCCCCCGCCCGTCGCCGCCGCCCTCATCGGTGTCGCCCTGATCGGCGCCGTCCTCGCGGGCGTTCACCACGCCGAGGTCGTCGCCCACAAGGTGGGCGAGCCGTTCGGGTCGCTGCTGCTCGCCGTCGCTGTGACGGTGATCGAGGTCGGCCTGATCGTCATGCTGATGGCGTCGGGGAACGGCGAGACCGCGACCCTGGCGCGCGACACCGTCTTCGCCGCCCTGATGATCACGCTCAACGGCATCGTCGGCATCGCCCTGATGGTGGCCGCGCTGCGCCACCACCTGGCGACCTTCAATCCCGAGGGCACCGGCTCCGCCCTGGCCACCGTGATCACCCTCGCCGGTCTGACGCTGGTCGTCCCGGCCTTCACGACCAGCGAGGCCGGACCGTTCCTGACCGGGTCCCAACTGACCTTCGCCGCGCTCGCCTCGCTCGTCCTCTACGGGTCGTTCGTGTTCACCCAGACCGTCCGGCACCGCGACTTCTTCCTCCCGAACACGGTCTCCACACCGGCCGGCTGGACGGCCGACAACGACATCGACGGCGACGGGCACGCCGACCCGCCGACGACTCGTGAAGCCTGGATCAGCGTCGGACTGCTGGTGCTCTCGCTGCTCACCGTCGTCGGTCTGGCCAAGGTCGAGTCCTACTCGATCGAGGACGCCGTCGACTGGTTCGGCTTCCCCCATGCCGTGGTCGGGGTGGTCATCGCGCTGCTCGTGCTGGCTCCGGAGACGATCGCCGCCGTGCGCGCCGCCCGGCGCGACCGCGTGCAGATCAGCCTGAACCTCGCCTACGGGTCGGCGATGGCGTCGATCGGTCTCACCATCCCGGCCATCGCGGTCGCGTCGATCTGGCTGGAGGGCGAACTGGCGCTCGGTCTCGAGCCGATCCAGTTGGTGCTGCTGATCCTGTCGGCGATCGTGAGCGTGCTGACCGTCGTACCCGGTCGCGCGAAGCCGATGAACGGCGTGGTCCACCTGGTCCTGCTCGCCGCGTTCCTGCTCCTCACCGTGGCGCCATGA
- a CDS encoding copper resistance protein CopC gives MRRVPAFIVALLIAAVAVVGWAAPASAHATLVSTDPAEGAVLAEAPTAVTFTFDESVQLVPKGLLAFDASGDPVEIDASASGKEVEGDLADGLDDGTYVITWRVVSADGHPIAGSLTFHVGAPSAKVEAPKVGPTDPGALPTIQAIVHGLDYAALLLAGGLAFFLAWTARGVRLTDVVRRRLVRILRGSAVVAVAAAAVAVPLSGAYQLGSGPGGLFDPASLDPDLVREDLIVLALQALGLGAAAWSATREKSALTTDLATALAVWSPALVGHTRAYEPGTLLVVTDALHLTAGAVWLGGLVGLALTLPAIAGRPRDAVQLLSRFSTVAAALLVVLSASGVLLAWRIVGSWSRLFGETYGRLMLIKVALVLVVVAIAAWNRYRLVPQVTAGVGHDRQRTATGLVRRVVVAEAAVLVAVLAVTGFLTQKPPGGEPPAQPPTADTGVVTGIANDDLKVLAVLDAGTGLQRRLIVQVQDTAGEPLDLYDAPAVALRSSDVDLGEIPVVPTATGTYVADVVFPTTGTWVLQVSVRVDEFTSPVTTVDLLVD, from the coding sequence ATGAGGCGTGTGCCGGCGTTCATCGTTGCCCTCCTGATCGCCGCCGTCGCGGTGGTCGGGTGGGCGGCTCCGGCGTCGGCGCACGCCACCCTCGTCTCCACGGACCCTGCCGAGGGAGCGGTCCTGGCCGAGGCGCCGACCGCGGTCACCTTCACCTTCGACGAGTCGGTGCAACTGGTCCCGAAGGGGTTGCTGGCGTTCGACGCGTCCGGTGACCCGGTCGAGATCGACGCGTCCGCCAGCGGCAAGGAGGTGGAGGGCGACCTCGCCGACGGCCTCGACGACGGCACCTACGTCATCACCTGGCGCGTCGTGTCCGCCGACGGGCACCCGATCGCCGGCTCGCTGACCTTCCACGTCGGCGCCCCCAGTGCGAAGGTCGAGGCGCCCAAGGTCGGCCCGACCGACCCCGGCGCACTGCCCACGATCCAGGCGATCGTCCACGGCCTCGACTACGCCGCCCTGCTGCTCGCCGGAGGCCTCGCCTTCTTCCTCGCGTGGACGGCACGCGGCGTCCGCCTCACCGATGTCGTACGACGACGGCTGGTGCGGATCCTGCGCGGCTCGGCGGTCGTGGCGGTGGCGGCAGCCGCGGTCGCCGTACCGCTGTCGGGGGCGTACCAACTCGGCTCGGGACCGGGTGGCCTCTTCGATCCGGCATCCCTCGACCCGGATCTCGTGCGCGAGGACCTGATCGTCCTGGCCCTGCAGGCGCTCGGTCTCGGCGCCGCCGCATGGTCCGCGACCCGGGAGAAGTCCGCGCTGACCACCGATCTGGCCACGGCGCTCGCGGTCTGGTCGCCCGCCCTGGTGGGCCACACCCGTGCCTACGAGCCCGGGACCCTGCTCGTCGTCACCGACGCGCTCCACCTCACGGCGGGTGCGGTCTGGCTCGGCGGCCTCGTGGGACTTGCCCTCACGCTGCCGGCGATCGCCGGACGCCCGCGGGACGCCGTACAACTGCTCAGTCGGTTCTCGACAGTCGCTGCGGCGCTGCTCGTGGTGCTGTCGGCTTCCGGGGTGCTGCTCGCCTGGCGGATCGTCGGTTCGTGGTCACGCCTGTTCGGGGAGACCTACGGACGCCTGATGCTGATCAAGGTCGCCCTCGTGCTGGTCGTGGTCGCGATCGCCGCGTGGAACCGGTATCGCCTCGTCCCGCAGGTGACCGCCGGCGTCGGCCACGATCGCCAGCGCACGGCGACCGGTCTCGTCCGCCGGGTCGTCGTGGCCGAGGCTGCGGTGCTCGTCGCGGTGCTGGCCGTGACCGGCTTCCTCACCCAGAAGCCGCCCGGTGGGGAACCACCGGCCCAGCCCCCGACCGCCGACACCGGCGTCGTCACCGGCATCGCGAACGACGACCTCAAGGTCCTCGCCGTCCTCGACGCCGGAACCGGCCTGCAGCGCCGTCTGATCGTCCAGGTGCAGGACACAGCCGGCGAGCCCCTCGACCTGTACGACGCCCCCGCAGTTGCCCTGCGATCGAGCGACGTCGACCTCGGCGAGATCCCGGTGGTGCCGACCGCGACGGGCACCTACGTCGCCGACGTCGTGTTCCCGACGACGGGCACGTGGGTGCTCCAGGTCAGCGTCCGGGTGGACGAGTTCACCAGCCCGGTGACCACGGTGGACCTGCTGGTCGACTGA
- a CDS encoding YcnI family protein, giving the protein MNVRRFTLPALSGTAALAIVALSAGAASAHVTVTPNVTSAGSYAVLTFSVGHGCEGSPTTKMTIAMPEEIPSVTPTVNPNWSVEKVAQKLDKPIKDAHGNEITERIAQVVYTAKTPLVDGYRDTVELSVQLPDAVGETLAFPVVQTCAKGETGWTETAAEGQDAEELEHPAPTVTITEASAEGHHGGAASDKKDADHEETSNGKVSANDRGTNDNGGVAVVGLVAGLGGLALGGLALARTRKA; this is encoded by the coding sequence ATGAACGTCCGACGCTTCACCCTGCCCGCCCTCAGCGGCACCGCCGCCCTCGCGATCGTCGCCCTGTCGGCCGGCGCCGCCAGCGCGCACGTCACGGTCACGCCGAACGTCACCTCGGCTGGTTCCTACGCCGTGCTGACCTTCAGCGTCGGCCACGGCTGCGAGGGATCGCCGACCACGAAGATGACCATCGCCATGCCGGAGGAGATCCCGTCGGTCACGCCGACGGTCAACCCGAACTGGTCGGTCGAGAAGGTCGCCCAGAAGCTCGACAAGCCGATCAAGGACGCGCACGGCAACGAGATCACCGAGCGGATCGCCCAGGTCGTCTACACGGCGAAGACGCCGTTGGTCGACGGCTACCGCGACACCGTTGAACTGTCCGTGCAACTGCCGGACGCGGTGGGCGAGACCCTTGCCTTCCCCGTGGTGCAGACCTGTGCCAAGGGCGAGACCGGCTGGACCGAGACCGCTGCTGAAGGCCAGGACGCCGAGGAGTTGGAGCACCCGGCTCCGACGGTGACCATCACCGAGGCGTCGGCCGAGGGCCACCACGGTGGCGCGGCGTCTGACAAGAAGGACGCCGACCACGAGGAGACCAGCAACGGCAAGGTCTCCGCCAACGACCGGGGTACCAACGACAACGGCGGTGTGGCCGTCGTCGGCCTGGTCGCCGGCCTTGGTGGGCTCGCCCTCGGCGGACTCGCGCTCGCGCGCACCCGCAAGGCCTGA
- a CDS encoding cell division protein FtsQ, which translates to MLTVRRTPRTRVAVPATIGSLESVAALALAHVAAGGEVPGALWLTAFGGLVYAASVVVLRRKAGIRVVLPVLVAAQVLGHAWLVALSPGVHATHGHDAGGFLGLTPGMLAAHAIAAAVTAVMWSVRRRAVVVLIAWSDLGRLPAPVLRLPAVRQTVITLVSRRFLAIAPTRGPPVGAAAIA; encoded by the coding sequence GTGTTGACCGTCCGCCGTACGCCGCGCACCCGCGTGGCCGTGCCGGCGACGATCGGCAGCCTCGAGAGCGTTGCGGCGCTCGCCCTGGCCCACGTCGCGGCCGGCGGAGAGGTGCCGGGAGCGCTCTGGCTGACCGCCTTCGGCGGTCTCGTGTACGCCGCCAGCGTGGTCGTGCTGCGCCGCAAGGCCGGGATCCGGGTGGTCCTCCCGGTGCTCGTGGCCGCGCAGGTCCTCGGCCACGCGTGGCTGGTCGCCCTGAGCCCGGGCGTGCACGCGACCCACGGCCACGACGCCGGTGGGTTCCTGGGCCTGACGCCGGGCATGCTCGCCGCGCACGCCATCGCGGCCGCGGTCACGGCGGTCATGTGGTCCGTGCGGCGCCGCGCGGTCGTCGTACTCATTGCGTGGTCGGACCTCGGGCGGCTGCCTGCGCCGGTCCTGCGCTTGCCGGCCGTCCGGCAGACCGTCATCACGCTCGTCTCCCGCCGTTTCCTGGCGATCGCACCGACGCGCGGCCCACCGGTCGGCGCCGCCGCGATCGCCTGA
- a CDS encoding helix-turn-helix domain-containing protein — translation MSGTPRFLTLADVAEVLNTSSAQVYALVRRGDLPAIKIGGRGQWRVEGSRLEEYIQQQYRSAEQYVADHPFVDSDAD, via the coding sequence ATGAGCGGTACGCCACGTTTCCTCACGCTCGCCGACGTCGCTGAGGTGCTCAACACGTCCAGCGCGCAGGTCTACGCCCTTGTGCGCCGCGGCGACCTGCCCGCGATCAAGATCGGCGGCCGCGGCCAGTGGCGCGTCGAGGGCTCGCGCCTGGAGGAGTACATCCAGCAGCAGTACAGGTCAGCCGAGCAGTACGTCGCCGACCACCCGTTCGTGGACTCCGACGCGGACTGA
- a CDS encoding trypsin-like peptidase domain-containing protein has translation MNDEYDADREPTEPIEGADLVPPGPVGQEAPIDATAQWAPPPPGATPAPVDVRPDSTPEPTLPMPTLAPSLMPPAPAAPPTPADLSVRRPVLPTLPVEPRTGPSRRIWPAVALLSLLVGLGGGFLGALAHDKVADDDGGTGFADGGLNDVDLEELPPLEAPGSIAAVAQAVLPSTVQILAEYDGQEAGATGSGWVMDGNGHIITNNHVVASAAKSKGPIVVVDHDRNRYEATVVGLSPVYDLAVLSVKDFKDLVPAKLGYSKKLRVGEPVVAIGSPLSLPDTVTSGIVSYLQRPVTTGSSTDQSSYINAVQTDAAINPGNSGGPLVNMQGEVIGVNSAIATAGGGSIDSDAGNIGVGFAIPVEQVRVTADQILKTGKAQYPVIGAKVKTGGIPTGDGAVLDEILAASPAKDAGLRKGDLITHINGDRVSDGIALIVAIRSYQPGQTVEFTVKRGNNDKTVKVLLKGEVDGK, from the coding sequence GTGAACGACGAGTACGACGCCGACCGGGAACCCACCGAGCCGATCGAGGGAGCCGATCTGGTCCCGCCCGGCCCCGTGGGTCAGGAAGCCCCGATCGACGCCACGGCGCAGTGGGCGCCGCCGCCCCCGGGCGCCACACCTGCGCCGGTGGACGTCCGTCCCGACTCGACGCCGGAGCCGACGCTCCCGATGCCCACCCTCGCTCCGTCACTGATGCCTCCCGCGCCGGCGGCGCCGCCGACGCCGGCCGACCTGTCGGTCCGGCGCCCCGTGCTGCCGACGCTGCCCGTCGAGCCCCGCACCGGCCCCTCGCGCCGCATCTGGCCCGCCGTGGCCCTGCTGTCGCTCCTGGTCGGTCTCGGTGGCGGCTTCCTCGGTGCCCTCGCCCACGACAAGGTTGCTGATGACGATGGCGGCACCGGATTCGCCGACGGTGGCCTGAACGACGTCGACCTCGAGGAGTTGCCTCCGCTCGAGGCGCCCGGATCGATCGCCGCCGTGGCGCAGGCCGTGCTCCCCAGCACCGTCCAGATCCTCGCCGAGTACGACGGCCAGGAGGCAGGTGCGACCGGTTCCGGCTGGGTGATGGACGGCAACGGCCACATCATCACCAACAACCACGTCGTGGCTTCTGCCGCGAAGAGCAAGGGCCCGATCGTGGTCGTCGACCACGATCGCAACCGCTACGAAGCCACCGTTGTCGGACTCAGCCCGGTCTACGACCTGGCCGTCCTGTCGGTGAAGGACTTCAAGGACCTGGTCCCTGCGAAGCTCGGCTATTCGAAGAAGTTGCGGGTCGGTGAGCCCGTGGTCGCCATCGGATCTCCGCTGAGCCTGCCCGACACGGTCACCTCCGGCATCGTGAGCTATCTCCAGCGTCCGGTCACGACCGGTTCGTCGACCGACCAGTCGTCGTACATCAATGCGGTGCAGACCGATGCGGCGATCAACCCGGGCAACTCCGGTGGCCCGCTGGTCAACATGCAGGGCGAGGTGATCGGCGTGAACTCCGCGATCGCCACGGCGGGCGGCGGGTCGATAGACTCCGACGCCGGCAACATCGGTGTCGGCTTCGCGATCCCGGTCGAGCAGGTGCGGGTCACCGCCGACCAGATCCTCAAGACCGGCAAGGCGCAGTACCCCGTGATCGGCGCCAAGGTGAAGACGGGCGGCATCCCCACGGGTGACGGCGCCGTCCTCGACGAGATCCTCGCTGCGAGCCCGGCCAAGGACGCCGGTCTGCGCAAGGGCGACCTGATCACCCACATCAACGGCGATCGCGTCAGTGACGGCATCGCGCTGATCGTCGCGATCCGCAGCTATCAGCCCGGCCAGACCGTCGAGTTCACCGTCAAGCGCGGGAACAACGACAAGACGGTGAAGGTGCTCCTCAAGGGCGAGGTCGACGGCAAATAG
- the sigE gene encoding RNA polymerase sigma factor SigE, with protein sequence MKEPVDPQVLEQDLNWEAIVEQHSDRVYRLALRLTGNRHDAEDLTQEVFVRVFRSLHTYSPGTFEGWLHRITTNLFLDQARRKQRIRFDTLSDERAARLPSASPAPEMAYADLNFEDDVEAALADLPPDFRAAVVLCDIEGLSYEEIADILGAKLGTVRSRIHRGRALLRNALAHRAPQGDRTRYLGPATVSLAGGATG encoded by the coding sequence ATGAAGGAGCCCGTCGATCCCCAGGTCCTCGAACAGGACCTGAACTGGGAAGCAATCGTCGAGCAGCACTCCGATCGCGTCTACCGCCTTGCGCTCCGCCTGACGGGCAACCGCCACGACGCCGAGGACCTCACGCAGGAAGTGTTCGTGCGGGTGTTCCGCTCGTTGCACACCTACTCGCCCGGCACGTTCGAGGGCTGGCTGCACCGGATCACCACCAACCTCTTCCTCGACCAGGCCCGCCGCAAGCAGCGGATCCGGTTCGACACCCTCTCCGACGAGCGCGCCGCGCGGCTCCCGAGCGCTTCCCCCGCGCCCGAGATGGCGTACGCCGACCTGAACTTCGAGGACGACGTCGAGGCCGCCTTGGCGGACCTGCCGCCGGACTTCCGTGCGGCGGTCGTGCTGTGCGACATCGAGGGCCTCAGCTACGAGGAGATCGCCGACATTCTCGGCGCGAAGCTCGGCACCGTCCGCTCGCGCATCCACCGTGGCCGCGCGCTGCTCCGCAATGCCCTCGCGCACCGGGCGCCGCAGGGTGACCGCACCCGTTACCTCGGCCCCGCCACCGTGTCCCTCGCCGGTGGAGCCACGGGATGA
- a CDS encoding O-methyltransferase, whose translation MAPTPINASSWTYADTYVVEDDVLTAARARSEEVGVTPIGSGGGAALCFLASVLEARAVVEIGTGTGVSGVWLLRGMRTDGVLTTVDIEAEHQRLARESFKEAGVAPNRARTIAGSALDVLPRLTDGHYDLVFADGDKREYSAYLTEALRLLRPGGVVAFDNALWHGKVADPAVRDEETVAIRDLVQQVAATEGLVPVLLPVGDGLLLAKKEWIPETD comes from the coding sequence GTGGCTCCGACACCGATCAACGCATCCAGCTGGACGTACGCCGACACCTACGTCGTCGAGGACGACGTCCTGACCGCTGCCCGCGCACGGTCCGAAGAGGTCGGCGTCACCCCGATCGGCTCCGGCGGCGGCGCGGCCCTGTGCTTCCTCGCCTCCGTGCTCGAGGCGCGCGCCGTGGTCGAGATCGGCACCGGCACCGGTGTCTCCGGCGTCTGGCTGCTGCGCGGCATGCGAACGGATGGTGTCCTGACCACCGTCGACATCGAGGCCGAGCACCAGCGCCTCGCCCGCGAGTCCTTCAAGGAGGCCGGCGTCGCCCCCAACCGGGCTCGCACCATCGCCGGCTCCGCACTCGACGTCCTGCCCCGCCTCACCGACGGTCACTACGACCTGGTCTTCGCCGACGGCGACAAGCGTGAGTACAGCGCCTACCTCACCGAAGCGCTGCGCCTGCTGCGTCCCGGTGGCGTCGTGGCGTTCGACAACGCGCTGTGGCACGGCAAGGTCGCTGACCCGGCCGTCCGCGACGAAGAGACCGTGGCGATCCGGGACCTCGTGCAGCAGGTGGCCGCGACCGAGGGTCTCGTGCCCGTGTTGCTGCCCGTCGGCGACGGTCTGTTGCTGGCCAAGAAGGAATGGATCCCCGAGACCGACTAG
- a CDS encoding leucyl aminopeptidase family protein, giving the protein MTSPAAPSTQEQVLPGQVSPPEFALSDLLPGAIIGVDVVALPVLPGDDEVPFLLGPGAAELADELDLDLVGIAEVHGLTGATAEVATVPVPGGTTTNPDLRLVILVGVGAGLPIDLRRAGAALARATFDRDAVATSIPVVAGAGMSDVHASVEAFVVGTMLGSFVFHWRSRGPERLPVRRVVVAGPEVAGDRAVLERAVAIGGAGWRSRLLATVPANLKNPAWLATQAEQIAAAAGLDLQVWDEQDLASDGFGGILAVGAASATPPRLIRLDYTPRGVSARAAKKLPLVVLVGKGITFDTGGLSIKPAASMASMKRDMMGGGVVLATMAALADVDCPVRVIGLVAAAENAISGSALRPGDVVRHWGGRTTEVGNTDAEGRLVLADALAYAVTELAPDLIIDIATLTGAVKVALGQQVAGLFATDDALAAALAAAGEQSGEPLWRFPLYDGYEDKLASKIADASNDPGGAGAITAALFLRHFVGDVPWAHLDIASVGDVEKEWHEWTVGPSGFGPRLLLTWLGSTDPLDGIVES; this is encoded by the coding sequence GTGACTTCACCCGCTGCCCCCAGCACCCAGGAGCAGGTCCTTCCGGGCCAGGTCTCACCTCCGGAGTTCGCGCTCAGCGATCTCCTGCCCGGCGCCATCATCGGCGTCGATGTCGTCGCGCTCCCGGTGTTGCCGGGTGACGACGAGGTGCCCTTCCTGCTGGGTCCGGGAGCAGCGGAACTCGCCGACGAGCTCGATCTCGACCTCGTCGGCATCGCCGAGGTGCACGGACTGACCGGAGCGACCGCCGAAGTCGCGACCGTCCCGGTCCCCGGCGGTACGACGACCAATCCCGACCTGCGTCTGGTGATCCTGGTCGGCGTCGGTGCCGGCCTGCCGATCGACCTGCGCAGGGCGGGCGCCGCTCTGGCGCGCGCGACCTTCGACCGCGACGCTGTCGCCACGTCGATCCCGGTTGTTGCCGGCGCCGGAATGTCCGACGTGCACGCGTCCGTCGAGGCGTTCGTGGTCGGCACGATGCTCGGGAGTTTCGTCTTCCACTGGCGTTCCCGGGGCCCGGAGCGACTGCCGGTGCGCCGCGTCGTCGTCGCAGGCCCGGAGGTCGCTGGTGACCGGGCCGTTCTCGAACGTGCGGTCGCGATCGGCGGCGCCGGGTGGCGCTCGCGCCTGCTCGCTACCGTCCCGGCCAACCTGAAGAACCCTGCGTGGCTGGCCACGCAGGCCGAGCAGATCGCCGCGGCCGCCGGTCTCGACCTGCAGGTCTGGGACGAGCAGGACCTCGCCAGCGACGGTTTCGGCGGCATCCTGGCCGTCGGCGCTGCGTCGGCCACCCCGCCGCGACTGATCCGGCTCGACTACACACCCCGCGGTGTCAGTGCCCGCGCGGCGAAGAAGCTCCCCCTCGTGGTGCTGGTCGGCAAGGGCATCACCTTCGACACCGGCGGCCTGTCGATCAAGCCGGCCGCCTCCATGGCGTCCATGAAGCGGGACATGATGGGCGGCGGTGTCGTCCTGGCCACGATGGCTGCCCTGGCGGACGTCGACTGCCCGGTCCGCGTCATCGGGCTGGTCGCGGCAGCCGAGAACGCCATCTCCGGCAGCGCGCTGCGCCCCGGCGACGTGGTCCGCCACTGGGGTGGGCGCACCACCGAGGTCGGCAACACCGACGCCGAGGGCCGTCTGGTCCTCGCGGACGCCCTCGCGTACGCCGTCACCGAACTCGCCCCGGATCTCATCATCGACATCGCGACGCTCACCGGAGCCGTCAAGGTCGCGCTCGGCCAGCAGGTGGCTGGTCTCTTCGCCACCGACGATGCGCTCGCCGCTGCCCTGGCGGCTGCCGGCGAACAGTCAGGCGAACCGCTCTGGCGGTTCCCCCTGTACGACGGCTACGAGGACAAGTTGGCGTCGAAGATCGCCGACGCGAGCAACGACCCCGGGGGAGCGGGCGCGATCACCGCAGCCCTTTTCCTGCGCCACTTCGTGGGCGACGTCCCGTGGGCGCACCTCGACATTGCGTCGGTGGGCGATGTCGAGAAGGAGTGGCACGAGTGGACGGTCGGGCCGTCCGGCTTCGGTCCGCGCTTGCTGCTGACCTGGCTCGGGTCGACGGATCCGCTCGACGGAATCGTCGAGTCATAG
- a CDS encoding DUF3117 domain-containing protein, whose product MAAMKPRTGDGPLEVTKEGRGIVMRVPLEGGGRLVVELNAEEASALGDALKTVVG is encoded by the coding sequence ATGGCGGCAATGAAGCCTCGGACCGGCGACGGTCCGCTCGAGGTCACCAAGGAGGGACGCGGCATCGTGATGCGCGTTCCGCTCGAGGGCGGTGGCCGACTCGTGGTCGAGCTCAACGCCGAGGAGGCCTCTGCGCTCGGCGACGCGCTCAAGACTGTGGTCGGGTGA